The following proteins are encoded in a genomic region of Streptococcus equi subsp. equi:
- the rsmB gene encoding ribosomal RNA small subunit methyltransferase: MSLANDWKKSARGQALLIVEDIFDHGAYSNLALKHQLANQFLSDKDKALVTEIVYGTISRKITLEWYLAHYIEDRDRLDKWVYYLLMLSLYQLAYLDKVPAHAIVNDAVNLAKARAHGRGADKLVNAVLRQLTNKPLPDIKSIKRKNKYYAVAYSVPVWLVKKLIDQFGEERAVAIMESLFVRSRASIRVTDLTKLDEIKQATGSEQSLLARTGLTKRAGNFAASSYFINGDITIQDETSQLVAPTLDIQGQEMILDACSAPGGKTAHIASYLTSGKVVALDLYEHKLALVNENAKRLGVADRIETKVLDAREVHKHFAKNSFDKILVDAPCSGIGLIRRKPDIKYNKEGQDFQQLQEIQLEILSSVCQTLRKGGIITYSTCTIFDEENFQVIDKFLQRHPNFEQVTLKHAQADIVKDGCLMITPEQYQTDGFFIGQVRRVL, translated from the coding sequence ATGTCCTTGGCGAATGATTGGAAAAAATCAGCTAGAGGACAGGCGCTGCTTATCGTTGAGGATATTTTTGATCATGGAGCCTATTCTAACCTTGCCTTGAAGCACCAGCTGGCGAATCAGTTTTTAAGTGATAAGGACAAGGCTCTAGTCACAGAGATTGTTTACGGGACTATCTCTAGGAAGATAACCCTAGAATGGTATCTGGCTCACTATATTGAGGACCGAGACAGGCTGGATAAATGGGTTTATTATCTCTTGATGCTTAGCCTTTACCAGCTGGCTTACCTAGACAAGGTGCCTGCTCATGCTATTGTTAATGACGCTGTTAATCTTGCCAAGGCGAGAGCTCATGGCAGAGGAGCAGATAAGCTGGTCAATGCCGTTTTGCGCCAGCTGACCAATAAGCCCTTACCAGATATCAAGAGCATCAAGCGAAAAAACAAATACTATGCTGTTGCTTACTCAGTACCGGTCTGGCTAGTCAAAAAATTGATCGACCAATTTGGCGAGGAGCGAGCTGTAGCAATCATGGAAAGTCTTTTTGTGAGAAGCAGAGCCAGCATACGTGTCACAGATCTGACAAAGCTTGATGAGATCAAGCAGGCAACAGGATCAGAGCAATCATTACTTGCTAGGACTGGTCTGACCAAGAGAGCTGGCAATTTTGCTGCCAGCAGTTATTTCATCAATGGGGACATTACGATCCAAGATGAGACCAGTCAGCTAGTTGCCCCGACGCTGGATATTCAAGGGCAGGAAATGATTTTAGATGCTTGTAGTGCACCCGGAGGGAAAACAGCTCACATTGCCTCTTATTTGACGAGCGGCAAAGTAGTGGCCCTTGATTTGTATGAGCACAAGCTGGCCTTAGTGAATGAAAATGCTAAGCGTCTAGGGGTAGCAGATCGGATTGAAACTAAGGTGCTTGATGCTAGAGAGGTTCATAAGCATTTTGCGAAGAACAGCTTTGATAAGATTTTAGTTGATGCTCCCTGCTCTGGTATAGGCCTCATCAGGCGTAAGCCAGATATTAAATACAACAAGGAAGGGCAGGACTTCCAGCAATTGCAGGAAATTCAGCTGGAGATATTGTCTAGCGTTTGTCAAACGCTGCGAAAAGGTGGTATAATAACCTATAGCACTTGTACGATTTTTGATGAAGAGAATTTCCAAGTTATTGACAAATTTTTACAACGTCATCCTAATTTTGAACAAGTAACACTCAAGCATGCACAAGCAGATATTGTCAAGGACGGTTGTCTTATGATTACACCAGAGCAATACCAGACTGATGGCTTCTTTATTGGGCAAGTCAGACGAGTCTTGTAG
- the fmt gene encoding methionyl-tRNA formyltransferase — MTRLIFMGTPQFSATVLQGLLEKPAYDILAVVTQPDRAVGRKKDITMTPVKKLALAHQLPVFQPEKLSGSQELADIMALGADGIVTAAFGQFLPTVLLDSVTFAVNVHASLLPKYRGGAPIHYAIINGDKEAGVTIMEMVKEMDAGDMISSASLPILDTDNVGTMFDKLAILGRDLLLKTLPDYLSGDLKPVPQDHSQATFSPNLSAEEERLDWSKPAREVFNHIRGMNPWPVAHTLLDGQRFKIYEAELAEGSGSAGQIIAKTKKALVVAAGEGALSLTLVQPAGKPKMPIVDFLNGIGRSLEVGDVLGE; from the coding sequence ATGACAAGATTAATTTTTATGGGCACTCCCCAATTTTCAGCAACTGTTTTGCAGGGCTTACTAGAAAAACCAGCCTATGACATTTTAGCGGTCGTGACCCAGCCTGATCGTGCGGTTGGTCGCAAAAAAGACATCACAATGACGCCTGTTAAAAAGCTGGCGCTTGCACATCAGCTGCCTGTTTTTCAGCCTGAGAAGCTATCTGGTTCACAGGAGCTAGCAGATATCATGGCATTAGGAGCAGACGGGATTGTAACGGCAGCCTTTGGGCAATTTTTACCAACAGTCTTATTGGATTCGGTGACATTTGCTGTTAATGTGCACGCGTCCTTACTTCCTAAATATCGTGGTGGCGCTCCGATCCATTATGCTATTATCAATGGTGACAAGGAAGCTGGAGTTACCATTATGGAGATGGTTAAGGAGATGGACGCTGGGGATATGATATCAAGCGCAAGCCTTCCAATTTTAGATACTGATAATGTTGGTACCATGTTTGATAAGCTGGCCATTCTAGGACGAGATTTATTATTGAAAACCTTGCCTGATTACTTGTCTGGTGACCTAAAGCCAGTTCCTCAAGACCATAGCCAAGCCACCTTTTCTCCCAATCTTTCAGCAGAAGAAGAAAGACTGGACTGGTCAAAGCCAGCAAGAGAGGTGTTTAATCATATCAGAGGAATGAACCCTTGGCCGGTGGCTCATACCTTATTAGATGGGCAGCGCTTCAAAATTTATGAGGCTGAATTGGCTGAAGGCTCTGGATCTGCTGGGCAAATCATCGCTAAAACTAAAAAAGCATTGGTCGTAGCAGCAGGTGAGGGGGCTCTATCCTTGACGCTCGTTCAACCAGCAGGCAAGCCAAAGATGCCTATTGTTGACTTTTTAAATGGTATTGGCAGAAGCCTAGAGGTGGGTGATGTCCTTGGCGAATGA
- the priA gene encoding primosome assembly protein PriA, translating into MQHIAQVIVDIPLMQTDKPFSYLIPDELLSLVKIGSRVHVPFGNGNRLLQGFVIGFSSQSTQQLKAIWSVLDAEPVLNQEQVALAEQLRQTVFSYKITLLKAMLPSLLNSHYDRLLTPTADLAAADLADVFSNGDSLLYSKLSPEQEGRVLRLIQSGKIRATYLAKDKKTIKTETYYQVNRLALQEHKISNRAKKRQALKAYLLANPQKDKLAKLYQDYSREVVSYFVTNQLIELEERRVNRSEDYFNHIKAAPLLKLNQQQQQAVDQITKAVGREAKPFLLEGITGSGKTEVYLHVIAHVLEQGKTAIVLVPEISLTPQMTSRFISRFGRQVAIMHSGLSDGEKFDEWQKIKTGQARVVVGARSAIFSPLENIGAIIIDEEHEATYKQESNPRYHARDVALIRARHHKAALVMGSATPSIDSRARASKGLYQFIQLTERANPLASMPQVEIVDFRDYIGQQEVSSFTPYLIDKLKERLARKEQAVLMLNRRGYSSFIMCRDCGYVDQCPNCDISLTLHMDTKTMNCHYCGFQRAIPKLCPSCQGKSIRYYGTGTQKAYDELKQVLPEARILRMDVDTTRKKGSHEAILSQFGNGDADVLLGTQMIAKGLDFPNVTLVGVLNADTSLHLPDFRASERTFQLLTQVAGRAGRADKPGEVLIQTYNPEHYAIQLAKKQDFEAFYAYEMGIRRKLGYPPYYFTVGLTLSHKSEQEVVKKAYQLLTILKQGLSDQIRILGPTPKPIARTHNLYHYQIILKYRFEDQLEATLNQILDWSQEQDNRELKVIIDQEPQSFM; encoded by the coding sequence CAATTGAAGGCTATTTGGTCAGTTTTAGATGCTGAGCCTGTTTTAAATCAGGAGCAGGTGGCATTAGCAGAGCAATTACGACAAACAGTCTTTTCCTACAAAATCACCCTCTTAAAGGCAATGCTTCCTAGCCTACTTAATTCTCATTACGATCGGCTGCTCACCCCGACAGCTGACTTAGCTGCGGCTGACCTTGCTGATGTTTTCTCTAATGGGGATTCCTTGCTTTATTCTAAGCTAAGTCCAGAGCAGGAGGGACGTGTCCTTAGGCTGATACAGTCTGGTAAGATTAGGGCAACTTATCTAGCCAAGGACAAAAAGACAATCAAAACCGAGACTTACTATCAGGTCAATAGATTAGCCTTACAGGAGCATAAGATTTCAAATCGGGCTAAAAAGCGCCAAGCCTTAAAGGCTTATTTGTTAGCCAATCCACAAAAAGATAAGCTAGCCAAGCTTTATCAGGATTATTCTAGAGAGGTTGTTAGCTATTTTGTGACCAACCAGCTGATCGAGCTTGAGGAGCGACGTGTCAATCGCAGTGAGGATTATTTCAATCACATCAAGGCAGCCCCACTCTTAAAGCTTAATCAGCAGCAGCAGCAAGCTGTTGACCAGATTACGAAGGCTGTTGGCAGAGAGGCTAAGCCCTTTTTACTGGAAGGTATTACAGGCTCTGGCAAGACAGAGGTCTATCTTCATGTGATTGCGCATGTGCTTGAGCAAGGAAAGACAGCTATTGTCTTAGTGCCAGAAATCTCCCTCACGCCTCAAATGACCTCTCGATTTATTTCCCGCTTTGGAAGACAGGTCGCTATTATGCATTCAGGTTTGTCAGATGGAGAAAAATTTGACGAATGGCAGAAAATTAAGACAGGGCAGGCTAGAGTGGTGGTCGGTGCTCGCTCTGCTATTTTTTCACCTTTAGAAAATATTGGAGCCATTATTATTGATGAGGAGCATGAGGCCACCTACAAGCAGGAATCTAATCCCAGATACCATGCCAGAGATGTAGCTCTCATTCGTGCAAGGCACCATAAGGCTGCCTTAGTGATGGGCTCAGCGACCCCTAGTATTGATAGTCGCGCTAGAGCCAGCAAGGGACTGTATCAGTTTATCCAGCTGACTGAGAGAGCCAATCCTCTTGCCAGTATGCCTCAGGTTGAGATTGTTGATTTTCGAGATTATATTGGTCAGCAGGAGGTTAGCAGCTTCACCCCTTATTTGATTGATAAACTCAAAGAGCGTCTTGCTAGAAAAGAGCAGGCTGTTTTGATGCTCAACAGGCGTGGCTACTCTAGCTTTATCATGTGTCGAGATTGTGGCTATGTTGATCAATGTCCAAATTGTGATATTTCCTTAACCCTCCACATGGATACGAAAACCATGAATTGTCACTATTGCGGCTTTCAAAGGGCTATTCCGAAGCTATGCCCTAGCTGTCAAGGCAAAAGCATACGCTATTATGGAACAGGGACGCAAAAAGCCTATGATGAGCTCAAGCAAGTGTTGCCGGAAGCTAGAATATTACGAATGGACGTAGACACGACACGTAAAAAAGGAAGCCATGAGGCTATTTTAAGCCAGTTTGGAAATGGTGATGCTGATGTGCTGCTTGGGACACAAATGATTGCAAAGGGGTTGGATTTTCCCAACGTCACCCTAGTAGGTGTTTTAAATGCAGATACTTCCTTGCATTTACCTGATTTTAGGGCATCGGAGCGAACCTTTCAATTGCTGACTCAGGTTGCAGGACGTGCAGGACGTGCAGACAAGCCAGGTGAAGTCCTGATTCAGACCTACAATCCTGAGCATTACGCGATTCAACTGGCCAAAAAGCAGGATTTTGAAGCCTTTTACGCTTATGAAATGGGGATTCGACGAAAGCTAGGCTATCCTCCCTATTATTTCACAGTAGGTCTGACCCTATCGCATAAGAGTGAGCAAGAGGTGGTCAAAAAGGCCTATCAACTGCTGACCATATTGAAGCAGGGCTTGTCTGATCAGATCAGAATATTAGGGCCAACGCCAAAGCCAATTGCAAGAACGCACAATCTTTACCATTATCAGATTATTTTGAAGTATCGCTTTGAGGATCAGCTTGAAGCTACCCTGAATCAAATTCTTGATTGGAGCCAAGAGCAGGATAATCGCGAGCTAAAGGTTATCATTGATCAGGAGCCACAGAGCTTTATGTAA